A single window of Mycolicibacterium madagascariense DNA harbors:
- a CDS encoding undecaprenyl-diphosphate phosphatase — MSWLQVIVLSVVQGLTEFLPVSSSAHLAIVSQVFFADDAGASFTAVCQLGTELAVLIYFARDIGRILAAWFGGLRDPARRTPDYWLGWWVIIGTIPIAAAGLIFKHYIRNDVRNLWIIATALIVFSGVIAAAEYVGRKTRPIDEFTWRDAILIGLAQCLALVPGVSRSGATISAGLFLGQQRAAAARFGFLLAIPAVLASGLFSLPDAFHPSGTGLSTTGPQLLVSIVIAFVIGYAAVAWFLRFLVRHGMYWFVGYRVILGVALLVALGTGTVAAQ; from the coding sequence ATGTCGTGGCTGCAGGTGATCGTGCTGTCCGTCGTCCAGGGTCTGACCGAGTTCCTCCCCGTGTCCTCCTCGGCCCACCTCGCGATCGTGTCCCAGGTGTTCTTCGCCGACGACGCCGGCGCGTCGTTCACCGCCGTCTGTCAGCTCGGCACCGAGCTGGCGGTGCTCATCTACTTCGCCCGCGACATCGGCCGCATCCTGGCCGCCTGGTTCGGCGGCCTGCGCGACCCCGCCCGCCGCACCCCGGACTACTGGCTGGGCTGGTGGGTGATCATCGGCACGATCCCCATCGCGGCCGCGGGCCTGATCTTCAAGCACTACATCCGCAACGACGTCCGCAATCTGTGGATCATCGCGACCGCGCTCATCGTGTTCTCCGGCGTCATCGCCGCGGCCGAGTACGTCGGCAGGAAGACCCGGCCCATCGACGAATTCACCTGGCGCGACGCGATTCTCATCGGTCTCGCGCAATGCCTGGCGTTGGTGCCCGGGGTGTCGCGGTCGGGTGCGACGATCAGCGCGGGCCTGTTCCTGGGCCAGCAGCGGGCGGCGGCCGCCCGGTTCGGCTTCCTGCTCGCGATCCCGGCCGTGCTCGCGTCGGGCCTGTTCTCGCTGCCCGATGCGTTCCACCCGTCGGGCACGGGCCTGAGCACCACCGGCCCGCAGCTGCTCGTCTCGATCGTCATCGCCTTCGTCATCGGCTACGCCGCCGTCGCGTGGTTCCTGCGGTTCCTGGTCCGCCACGGCATGTACTGGTTCGTCGGCTACCGAGTGATCCTCGGGGTGGCGCTGCTGGTGGCGCTCGGCACCGGAACGGTGGCCGCGCAGTGA